In the Hermetia illucens chromosome 1, iHerIll2.2.curated.20191125, whole genome shotgun sequence genome, TGGTATATAagataaatgttttttttaaaaaaacatggAAAGTATGGGGTTCTACCGCAAAATATTACGTTGTTTAGTGGATATGGTCCTAGCCCCTCCATTCACTTATCGATTGTATTTGCTACCGGTCTTTTTCGCCTCCTCCGTCTCTCGCAACTTGCACCGAATCCGTCCCACTATGTGGCTAATTGCATTCGAGATCTCCTGGCAGACAAGGTTTTCCAAATTAGAGTTTCCGGTGTTACTGTTCTTTCCAATGCCACCTCTAGGCACTTTCTTTCCCCTGTGAatttaggacaatggaagaagacATGTCAACGGGCCTTCGAAATACTGTCTCAGTTGGCAAAGTTAGatgagttcatcatcatcatcaacggcgcaacaaccggtatctggaggtccaccaattcgatctctttaaaagctgtctggtgtcctgacctacgccatcgctccatctcaggcctgcctcgtcttccttttctaccatagatattgcccttatagactttccggcctggatcatcctcatccatgcggattaagtgatctgcaacttgttgattttatccacaaccaaacggtcgtggtatcgctcataaatttcgtcgttatgtagactacggaatcgtccatcctcatgtagaggaccaaaaattcttcggaggattcttctctcgaacacggccaagagttcgcagttttttttgctaagaacccaagtctccgaggaatacttaagaactggcaagatcatagtcctagTAgtaccctatagtgagacgtttcgagcgaaacagttttgtaagctgaaataggctctgttggctgccaacaaccgtgcgcggatttcatcgtcacaggtgttatcggttgtgatttttgactctggatagaagaaattttcaacggtctcaaagttgtaggcgGTCCTGTCAATTGCACATGTCCTTTGATCATAGCATAGCCTACGAGTGCATCAGTTGGCAATATCTTTAATCCGAACATGCTGCAAATACTGCTTGCAGTTCAACTCAAAATCTATCATTATGCCAAGGTACTTGATTGGCAATTTTGGAATGATAATGAGGCTTCCCATTCGGATATGAGCAGTCATTTTCTTACGAAGTAGCGGCTggaattttttccaaaatatagcCCAACCATGGCAGCAGGTGGATCCTTGTAGCGGTGTTCCCGTTCCTCCCTTAACCAGCTCGTCCGCTACCTTATTATCATCTAACTCTGGTACCCAGAGTATTCAGAACTTTTGAGCGTGCCAAGTATATTCAGCCTATTAAGGCATCCCTATAGAAATTTAGAATTTACCTAAGGATCTAGTGCCTTAATAGACGCTTGACTGCTGGTTTGATTAGCAATATTCTGCTACCTATATTTCCATTCGAGGTTAAAGGTGTGTTTATTAACTGGGTTACGTTAATAAACACACGTGCTTGTTAACTCTTCAAGGAATTCATCATCTATCATACTCCACATTAGCGGTGATAGTAACCCTGTGgataaccttgagtagtgttctcGACAATGAAGTTTGTACCTAACTGCATTTTTATTTGCGTGTTCTCTAACATCCTGCTCATCCAGAAATTCAGAATGTTTTTCGCTTCCTTTGTGATTGTGGGCGTCTCCTatatctgtgtgcgatgtgttgtcaaaCACTTTTTCGATATACACAAATGGACACACTACCATTTTTTTACTTTCTATGGTATTCCGTACAATATCCGTCAGCTAATACAGggtagtttcggttgaccgtcctaccCAGTAATCGAGTTGACACGGATTTAGGGGATTTCGCATTAGAATGTTACAGCATAATTAATATAGTTGCCTATAATCTTTTCCACTGTTTTAAGTGTAAATTATGCCAGGTAAATAGGTCTCCAAGACTTAGAATGAAAAGGATTCCTTTTATCTGCGTTCAGAAAAAAGTCCACTTTTGCCTGATTCCGTACTCTTAATATATATCCAAAAACTATGtgcctatgagcgatactatgaccgtccggttgtggataaaatcgggctcaataggttacggtcggcgggtcacttaatccgtatggatgaggatgatccagcccggaaagtctataagggcaatatctatggtagaaaaagaagacgaggcagactctgcctaagatggagcgatggcgtaggccaggaccccagacagcttttagggatatcgaattggtggacctcggcgtaaaaccgggatatctagagttctttactaagacaggtctagaccggatatcggttgttgcgccgttgatgatgatgatgaaactatgTTGGCCATTATCTCACTTAGGAGAAATCTAGTGTGGTTTCTAGGACTCTCTGCAGTAGTGGTGGAGAAATGCCATTTACCCCAGataatttcagtggtttaaaggttcccactgtattattattctgttaaggcaaGTTGCACTGTGCCTTTAAagagctattgtgccccttttactggttaaagtatacctattaactatagtatttgAAGGAAgcttataaccgttaggaatttcattatattccctacttccaaatatttcaacttAGCATCTgtaattaagtattctcccaggtgtctcgacctactttgcacaagtgccggacactgccctAGGCTCGCTCAGTCGTACCGTATACCAGTTTGGAGGTCatctggttggacttaagtgtcTTAATCagcgcttggctgtcagtcagaatagcaatgttctgctccctgtagtttctttggagattaaaggaggaaggaatatgctagtgtgcttaccatTTGGGTTCAAGTACATTTTCATTGGACCAATGATTCGGACACCCGCTCCTTCAGCTGTGAGGGaaccgtcagtgtaccaaataatcaggTTCCCACAGTACGTATTACTTTAggttccgagcatacctcttttgcaagTCTCCAGTTTTCTTTTTATGCCTTTCTGCCTGTTGTTGGAGTGTCAGGTAGAGTATTGTTGTCTTCTACCGTGAAATACAATCCCGGGTAACGAGTTCTGAGAAGTAGATGCAccatgtcctcctcattcttgaTTAATGTTCCATCTTCGCTCTTCAGGCAGACACAAGACACGTCACTGCCTTAGGTGAACAACTGGGCTCATATGCGTTAATAACGACTATGATGAGATCTTTTATCAGTGTTACCAGCTGCATTTTGCGCCTGATGTCACTGCCCACTTATAGATGAGCCACGTGACTCTCTAGGGATAGAAGTTACAATCTGTTCTCCTGGCATTATTCTGCCAACTTTTCTGTTGCCCTCAGTGTGGAATGATTATTCTGTGTCCCTCTATGTCTAAGGTTCTTCCGATACCCTTCAATTCTTGACCAAGCCTTGCATATGAGTGTTCCCTTCCTTtagggttttgttgaaaacaagtgCTGCAAtttgaacttaagggagatcCTTATGTACCTTAAAATGAGTGCAGAACTTCTTTTCACCTCTAGGAATTTTAGTAtctaatacatatatatatatatatatagccgtTCCAACATGGCAAATGAAAGATGAACTTTTGAAGCAGTTATTGGTTTTGACATGGATTACAAAGAAGGGAGTGTGGGGGTCCGAAAAGGGGCAATTACTTCAAAGACCCGTTCTAggaaaatacccaaccgaaaaatttgaaagaaggtATGGTCATCCATGTACCTGGTATCTAGtctccaaaatactctccattattatatctgcccaaataaagttaataatatatagtatattattatgttttgtaaatttactcCGAATCCTCTTAAGTTGATCCTAGGCCCGTACAATTTTGCGGTAATATGGGTTTTAGTAGGAAGCAGCGGTCTAGATGGGTGGAAATCCCGTTCTTATTAACAAACTCATAGTAAGTAAAAGTTGCCTTTTTCACGTCAAATTATTACTCCTTTAAATATAAAATGTCAGCACTACACCGAATCGAAtatcttatataaaaaatcaagaaaatcttttatacctgaagcgtcaagcatccgtttttcaacttgttttgttttgatcTTCCACGGagatggaggggggggggggcagtgaaagatcacatgctctggatcctccggtatggaTAATTCGGCACATCATTCAACTCAAAGCGATGGAGATACTGCCTATAGCAACAAGTGCGACCCGTGGGAAGTTGGCTCGCCacgtttccgctcaagccacaccttgATATTGAAAGTGACCTTTGATCATTCGACTCGCAACTTGCCGCATTTTTCCGTTCTGCGCgctcctccatacgtcttgtatGGTCCAACACACTCACTTCTTTCGCCAGATTATCGATTGGGATCATGCCTACTACCACCTCatctgcctcatctgatgtagttctaaaagcactgaacGTCATCAACGACAAACCGAGTTCACTTGCTttcatctctgagagtttgaaAGCACCTCTGTCTACACAGGTGATGTgtaaagcagaatggatcgCGTCATTCGGACTGAAAGCAACCTTCGGTTGAATTTCGTCCCGCTAATATTcggtaacatttttgcaagtactCTAGGGGCTCCCCCAATTTAAGTTTGGCGTCATTTATCACTGCCAGGTATTTTATAGCCAGCTAACGTTAGAGACGATTGTGCATTCATTGACTTCCACCttcacagtgttcttttttctgcggttcgttactaagaccacttcggtttttcccaTCCCCCCAAAGTCAgcccggctctttctagccagaAATTTACCGTTCACACTTCTTCCGCTGCGAAGACTTCCACATCGACTGGGAGTTTTCCTGGACAACTACATCTCGGTTATCCGCCAAGCCAACAATCGTAGGCTCTTCTGGAACTGGAATagcaagcactccattataAATTACATTTCATAATAgggggaccgtctaatgcggctaacaTTATTTCAGAAACTATTgaattcggggtctgccttcactatTCTGGGAATGTCAATTAGTGGTTTGCTGGCCTCCTGATTCGTTTAATCATTCTTCCCCAATTTCTCCCCTTTCGTGTTTTGAACTGGTGTTACTTGTGCCGCTTAGCTCACTTTTTCGGTCGACGCCTTGACTTTTCATTCATGTTGTACCTAACCGTACGCCAACCGGTTGCCTCATATTGTGGCGCTCGTTGATGAATTCACGAATTTCCCTGATCTTTTTACCCAGTGCGATAAAGGCAGCCCTCCATTGGTCGCTGCATCTTACATTGGTCGAGCCGTTTGGAGTCACAGTTTCTTCCTCTTCATGTGTTTCTGCTACACACTCCCCACTGGGGGGTAGCGGTTGGAATCGCGGGGGCTTCCGCTCGTATGGGCAGGGATCTGCGATGAATTGTGCTTCTAATAAACGGGTCGGTCCAGTTCTAATCCTTCccgcgcttgtaacattagatccACGGTAGGTAAGTTACCTATTACTGAGTCACTGTAGTCGTtgaatatcgacggccgggggCTCGCTTGCCTACTCTcaaaaaaccgccggtactcgGTTTCCATGAGCTTGTACCCTAACTTTATTCCTCCTCTGCTCcttcatgtttggttttatttatccTTTCCATtgtcaatttttatccacaggtGGGAGTTTTATTGCTAACTATGCGGCCTGTGCACCTCCAGATGCGCGCGTGTACTTCTTCATAGCGCATCCACCAAGCATTCCCTTATCTGCacgatttggcaactccacgaTTACTGCAAATGCAGCTTTTGAATGGTGGCGGTTTACTTGGAATTTAATTGCCCCGGGGATCCGTCATCTACCCTAATCATGAGGTTTTTGCCTTTGTCCTCCTTTTTTCTAAAGACCCTTAATGTAGTGTGGGGATCTATATTTTGAGTGATTGGGAGGCACAGAAGCTTCTCTGTCTCAGTCGCTACGGCTTTAAGAAGGCAGAATGTCATCATATGTTCCCTTGATATATTATCCCAAGCATATGTCTATAGTTCTACTCCCTTACAGCTtggcaatttagggactatGGTCCTAAGACATTCTATCGTGCCCTCCGTTGCGCAGTCCATCAGCATAAGTCTTAGTGGAAAGCAAATGCCGGTGAACATGAGCTGCTTACTCCATTCTTGGTATATCTACACGACGATGTGGTCTTCCATGATTACCTTTTTTTGCTCTGGATATAGTTTCCGCAATATGGCCAATCGAATGCTCTTCACCGCATTAACAAAGTTAACGGCGGGCCTCCTGACTCCTACCTTCAGCCCAGGCCTACCGGGGTTTCCTCCTCATATGTACGAATTCGGATTTCTGGGGAGCATTCCCTTTCTGCGGGCTGATCTCCGCTACCCCCTCTTCCTTTGTTCCGTTGTTGAAGACTTAAGTTTGTCTTGAGCCTTATTAAGCGTTTCTTTTGGTTTTAGTCTTTCCTTTAGATGGCGCAGATATTATTGAACATCTGCACTGCTGAAGCCTGTCTCTTCCCTGACGTCTGATGTGCTTACATCAGACGTACTTTTGTTGGTCGCTACTTTCTGAAGAAGAACTTTTTTGGTTGCTGTCTTCGCTTGATTTCACAACTTCTCCCTTATTGGAAGTAATCACCTGGTTCTTAGTATTGCGGAAATGTTTCCTTGACTGATGGAACAGTTTATTTGCGGTACGAGATCCtgtttattgtattttttttaaatttttttttcactctttTCGTttgatttgattcccacgagtagcTCTCCGTAGAGCGGTGAGGTCAAGTTTAATCACTGAAGCGAGGTATCAGTGAGTCTCCGTACGAATACAGTCAATAGACATGGTCTGCATAACACCTTGGATTGGGGATATGTTTTCAAATCCTCAGATAAGATTGGTAACATTTTgttaactcttggccgcgttcgagagaagaatcctccgaagaatttttggcctcctacatgagaatggacgattccgtagcctacataacgacgaaatctatgagcgataccatgaccgtccggttgtggataaaattcggcccaatacgttatggtgggcgggtcacttaatccgtatggatgaggatgatccagcccggaaagtctataagggcaatatctatggtagaaaaagaagacgaggcagactctggctaagatggagcgatggcgtaggccaggaccccagacagcttttagggatatcgaattggtggacctcggcgcaaaaccgggatgtccggaattccttattaaggcaggcctacactggataccggtggttgcgccgttgatgatgatgatgaacattttttgttaacaatagGGTCACCTCGTCCAAGGTGTGGCTATCACTACCCACTAACGGTCTTCGTAGGCGAGAGGCTTGGGTCCTGAAGAGCCACATATAGAGATAGGTTGGTTTCCAGAGAGTTACATATATTCCTCATCAGTCTCTCCTGCAGTCCACAGCTCCACCCCTGTTGTTGTATACCAAGGGTACTTTCTGCAAAGATACACATTATTTTGGCATTTTCACAGTGAAATTATCATCATACCAACCACCATCGAGTTTGTTTTGACAATTTCAGACAATTATGTGTATTCATTGGAAACTATCTAAATGCGTTTAATATCAATCTTTTTTTGCTAATTTGAAGTGTTTCGATTATTGGATAAATTCTAATTGAAGATGTCCTCAATGGATGTATCCTTGATTATTCTGTGTCTTGTGTTGTTTAGATTTAGTAACGTGTGTGGCTACGACTACTGCAGTATTGAAAAGAAAGTTTGTAAGAATCAACAGCATATTGCCTGCCACCCGCAACAAATGGTGTGTAGATATTGGAAACCCGGAGATTGCTCGTTCTTTAGAGTCCTTTTTCCATCTCGTGAAGTTTCGCAGTTCTTAATGtctttacatatatatatgttttatGCCATGGTCTATAAGAGAACTGAACCTTTCAGTTGAAAAAGGGAAAAGAAACTAGTGAAGAACTGAAGAGCAAGTTTTGGATTCTGCCAATGACTACGGCAATTCAAAACGTAATATTAAACATGCATAATGCGGCCCGAAACGATATGGCTTGCGGAACAGCGTCCGATAGGGATGGGCTTAGGTTCCCAGCAGCAGCTTATATGAGAGAGTTGGTAATTTTGAATTAACTTTGAATGTAAAGAACGATCAAGGTATTCACTAATTATTTCGCAAATGCGGCAGAAGTGGGATCGGGAACTTGAATTTACAGCCACGAAAATGGTCCAATCTTGTATTGTTGAACATGATGAATGCCGGGCTACATCGAAGTTTGATAATGTCGGCCAAAATATTGCAGTACATTATGCTTTTCTTGGGGAAAACTTCACGAGTTTGGTCCAGGCCTTAGTACGTGAGTGGTATGACGAGTACCAAGATGCTAGCGTTGAAGATGTGGAAATTGTGAAAGGGTAAGATACTATGTATTAATATTgactaatattaaaaaaaatatttatatttataaacatTTACTACTACCTTACCGCCTTATTGACCTATTCTGCTTTGTGCAGTTAACTTTAGATCGTTGTGATCATGAAGTTAATCGCATTATAGTCCTCCTGGTATGCTAGCATTCACCGAAAAAACCTTCCAATGACAATATATCAGCTAGAGTGCACTCTAATTTCGTCCTTTCTTCCAAGAAACTTAGGAATTGTGACAATCTGTTATCTGGATCTTTCGGGATTGCGTTGCACCTCGGACAATGAGTAAATATTGACGATCTTCTCCATGGCCGGGGGTAAACTGGGTAAGATTCTAATTGATCTCCACaagctttctctccagccatttCCCGATGGTAGTGATCCCTGCGCTGTCGTCATCTGCTTATAGATATCTTCCTTTCGACTtttccgcttctgtttttttctcaGCAAGTACGAGTCCAGGTGTTAATAGCACTGATTACTTGGCATGAGTGCAgttcagcatcctcgagatgcttcgcTACCACAACTACTTCTATGTCGTCGGCTTATTCCGCCACTATGACTTCCTTCGGAACAGGAAGATTAAGTGGCCCAAGTACGGAGCCCTCTGGGATACCCTCGGATACAAAGCACTCCATGGGtctatcatcggtgtcatacgaGAGCATCCGATCTTGCAAGTAGTTATCGACAATTGTAGCAGGTGGGGACATCGCCAGGAACCTCTGTATAAGGCTCCAATAGGTCGAGATGAATGCC is a window encoding:
- the LOC119661775 gene encoding antigen 5 like allergen Cul n 1-like, translating into MSSMDVSLIILCLVLFRFSNVCGYDYCSIEKKVCKNQQHIACHPQQMLKKGKETSEELKSKFWILPMTTAIQNVILNMHNAARNDMACGTASDRDGLRFPAAAYMRELKWDRELEFTATKMVQSCIVEHDECRATSKFDNVGQNIAVHYAFLGENFTSLVQALVREWYDEYQDASVEDVEIVKGTPGISHFLQVVADRVTHVGCAFARCEQKKMQQAKYIYACNYSFSKVFGHKVYTNSSNPAQKCDFVKSKKSSRYNCLCAPSDFSWSS